In one window of Euwallacea fornicatus isolate EFF26 chromosome 19, ASM4011564v1, whole genome shotgun sequence DNA:
- the mRpL32 gene encoding large ribosomal subunit protein bL32m isoform X2 translates to MALSTLVYRVNNALKTLERTFFGALTNRYPPDDFRLCVDFEPQKQQIINEKSVLEEILRDGFLFAVPKHRRSIEARLRRKFGCPEYVLKILLPKKNLKICNVCGDDHEAGVLCPTCYKRVIDETTTMKEAIQNELKLEPIEEEVVVMYEGEKESKSEEFWKGKRIVEMPKPRPQWFTENLLQKTTQKGANTSDVKPSDLG, encoded by the exons ATGGCTTTAAGTACCTTAGTTTACCGAGTTAACAATGCTCTCAAAACCCTAGAAAGGACGTTCTTTGGGGCCCTTACTAACAGATATCCTCCAG ACGATTTTAGGTTATGTGTGGATTTTGAGCCCCAAAAAcagcaaattattaatgaaaaaagtgtGCTTGAGGAGATTCTCCGAGACGGGTTTCTATTTGCGGTGCCCAAACACCGGCGATCCATAGAGGCTCGCTTGAGGCGAAAATTTGGATGCCCTGAATATGTCTTGAAAATTCTGCTTCCAAAGAAGAATCTCAAGATTTGCAATGTTTGTGGAGATGATCATGAAGCAGGAGTTTTGTGTC CCACTTGTTATAAAAGGGTCATTGATGAAACTACTACCATGAAAGAAGCTATACAAAATGAGTTAAAGCTGGAGCCTATTGAGGAAGAAGTAGTGGTGATGTATGAGGGAGAGAAGGAGAGTAAGTCGGAAGAATTTTGGAAGGGAAAAAGGATTGTAGAAATGCCCAAACCAAGGCCCCAATGGTTTACTGAAAACCTGCTTCAGAAAACTACTCAGAAAGGGGCGAATACTAGTGATGTCAAGCCCTCAGACCTTGGCtag
- the LOC136345380 gene encoding uncharacterized protein produces the protein MWKLFNDSENVYMLQVQKRENASACSVSITDLTFIWEREFSIANLVDIFKEVNPLISATDEQISSNFWEILEILPHDSIDITVATDNTNMTLTLKKKCANFKNALVDYHIVYKLILVRANPDQFKSIVTIPAMQTIYFLEKQQSALLNLIKKKDRELEEFRMEKGDISRDDLKTDKFDSDLLKTDVNGKFLNLFTDEKNTKFWQKFSELNGEIKPTNLHIELEPWNSGLKRKIIYSNRNVIKKGSGVNYKKL, from the exons atgtggAAATTGTTTAACGACTCAGAAAATGTATATATGCTTCAAGTGCAGAAGAGAGAAAACGCCTCTGCTTGCAGTGTCTCTATAACTGATCTTACATTCATTTGGGAACGTGAATTTTCCATTGCAAATTTAGTAGatatttttaag GAAGTCAACCCACTTATTTCAGCTACAGATGAACAAATTTCCAGTAATTTCtgggaaattttagaaattctaCCTCATGATAGTATAGATATAACAGTGGCTACTGATAATACCAACATGACCCTTACTTTAAAGAAGAAATGTGCtaactttaaaaatgctttGGTAGACTATCACATTGTTTACAAGTTGATATTAGTGCGGGCCAACCCAGATCAG tTCAAAAGTATTGTAACTATACCAGCCATGCAAACCATCTATTTCTTAGAGAAACAGCAGAgtgcattattaaatttaattaagaaaaaggaTAGGGAATTAGAGGAGTTTAGGATGGAAAAGGGTGATATATCTCGAG ATGATTTAAAAACGGACAAGTTTGACTCCGATCTATTAAAAACAGACGTCAATGGTAAATTCCTGAACTTGTTCACTGATGAAAAGAATACTAAATTCTGGCAGAAGTTTAGTGAACTAAACGGAGAGATAAAGCCGACCAATTTACA CATCGAATTGGAGCCGTGGAATTCTGGCCTTAAAAGGAAGATCATCTACAGTAATCGCAACGTTATTAAAAAAGGCTCGGGGgtcaattacaaaaaattgtaa
- the mRpL32 gene encoding large ribosomal subunit protein bL32m isoform X1 encodes MALSTLVYRVNNALKTLERTFFGALTNRYPPADDFRLCVDFEPQKQQIINEKSVLEEILRDGFLFAVPKHRRSIEARLRRKFGCPEYVLKILLPKKNLKICNVCGDDHEAGVLCPTCYKRVIDETTTMKEAIQNELKLEPIEEEVVVMYEGEKESKSEEFWKGKRIVEMPKPRPQWFTENLLQKTTQKGANTSDVKPSDLG; translated from the exons ATGGCTTTAAGTACCTTAGTTTACCGAGTTAACAATGCTCTCAAAACCCTAGAAAGGACGTTCTTTGGGGCCCTTACTAACAGATATCCTCCAG CAGACGATTTTAGGTTATGTGTGGATTTTGAGCCCCAAAAAcagcaaattattaatgaaaaaagtgtGCTTGAGGAGATTCTCCGAGACGGGTTTCTATTTGCGGTGCCCAAACACCGGCGATCCATAGAGGCTCGCTTGAGGCGAAAATTTGGATGCCCTGAATATGTCTTGAAAATTCTGCTTCCAAAGAAGAATCTCAAGATTTGCAATGTTTGTGGAGATGATCATGAAGCAGGAGTTTTGTGTC CCACTTGTTATAAAAGGGTCATTGATGAAACTACTACCATGAAAGAAGCTATACAAAATGAGTTAAAGCTGGAGCCTATTGAGGAAGAAGTAGTGGTGATGTATGAGGGAGAGAAGGAGAGTAAGTCGGAAGAATTTTGGAAGGGAAAAAGGATTGTAGAAATGCCCAAACCAAGGCCCCAATGGTTTACTGAAAACCTGCTTCAGAAAACTACTCAGAAAGGGGCGAATACTAGTGATGTCAAGCCCTCAGACCTTGGCtag
- the BBS5 gene encoding Bardet-Biedl syndrome 5 protein homolog, with protein sequence MALAWEDKEVSFDVPYSEMRLKLGEKVIDKLDNIEDTKGNAGDRGRVIVTNLRILWHCINSPRVNLSIGFNCIISINTKIVNSRISGTTQALHLLTISDGTRYEFVFTNLHQGNVRLFTSVVGVHKAYITSKFYRELKLRAGVVHNKKLKILPQEQVVSNVHGVWNLSSTQGSLGTFIVTNVRFVWFADINEGFNISLPYLQLESVLIKDLKFGRTLVIKSTKRSGSFILGFKVDPEEKLTTLYKELTSLHIVFLNNPIYGVEYKWSSNEADVEQSRDILGDLETIEDPKNEIGNTLTAYLADEGHKKDRLPVYCKELGLAVEAIKEGYTLKKLWEVIPSN encoded by the exons ATGGCTTTAGCTTGGGAAGACAAGGAAGTTAGCTTCGATGTGCCATATTC agaaATGCGATTGAAATTGGGTGAAAAGGTCATAGATAAATTAGATAACATAGAAGACACTAAGGGCAATGCAGGCGATCGAGGTAGAGTTATCGTCACTAACTTGCGGATTTTGTGGCATTGCATTAATAGTCCCCGAGTCAACCTTT CTATTGGATTTAACTGCATTATATCCATTAACACAAAAATTGTCAACTCG AGAATTAGCGGTACTACACAAGCTTTACATTTATTGACGATATCCGATGGAACCAGATACGAGTTCGTTTTTACAAACTTGCACCAGGGAAATGTACGACTGTTTACTTCAGTTGTGGGAGTTCACAA GGCATACATAACGTCGAAGTTTTACCGAGAACTGAAACTGCGTGCCGGCGTTGTCCACAATAAGAAGCTGAAAATCCTGCCCCAAGAACAGGTGGTGTCTAATGTGCATGGAGTGTGGAATTTGTCAAGCACACAAGGCAGTTTGGGCACTTTTATCGTTACCAATGTTAGATTTGTTTGGTTCGCGGACATTAACGAAGGATTCAACATTTCCTTGCCTTATCTGCAACTAGAAAGC GTTCTTATAAAAGACTTAAAATTCGGCAGAACCTTGGTGATAAAGAGTACCAAAAGAAGCGGCAGCTTTATTCTCGGTTTCAAAGTAGATCCAGAAGAGAAACTGACCACTCTTTATAAGGAGCTCACATCACTACATATAGTATTTCTCAATAATCCTATATACGGAGTGGAGTATAAATGGAGTAGTAATGAAGCCGATGTGGAGCAAAGCAGAGATATTCTAGGGGATTTGGAG ACGATAGAGGATCCCAAAAATGAGATTGGAAATACCCTGACGGCTTACTTGGCCGATGAAGGACATAAAAAGGACAGATTACCGGTTTATTGCAAGGAACTAGGGCTTGCTGTGGAAGCTATTAAAGAAGGGTATACTTTAAAGAAATTGTGGGAAGTTATACCGTCTAATTAA
- the prel gene encoding protein preli-like has translation MKFYENCAIFNYSWEQVVQGFWKRYPNPNSKHVISEDTILREVRSGKLVTKRLLNKTNNIPNWAKRFINTSYVYIVEESIVDAKNKILVTYTRNIGFSKVMSVTEKVIYKQSEENPTKTVATRYAWIDSQVRGFSRAICAFGYERFKKNAHKMVGGFNYVLQNMFPHQHVIPSGHVAVTAAHKLKDAAKNASELAKSKAAPIYASLHPNQS, from the exons atgaaattttatgaaaattgcgctatttttaattacagcTGGGAACAAGTGGTTCAGGGGTTTTGGAAAAGGTACCCCAATCCAAACAG TAAACATGTCATCAGTGAGGATACCATCCTTAGAGAGGTGAGGTCCGGCAAACTAGTCACAAAAAGgcttttgaataaaaccaaTAACATTCCAAATTGGGCCAAGCGTTTCATTAATACGAGCTATGTTTACATTGTTGAGGAGAGTATTGTGGATGCCAAGAACAAAATTCTAGTCACATATACACGCAACATTGGGTTTTCTAAAGTGATG AGTGTTACTGAGAAAGTCATTTATAAACAAAGCGAGGAAAATCCCACCAAAACGGTGGCGACACGATATGCTTGGATAGATTCGCAGGTTAGAGGCTTCAGCCGAGCCATTTGCGCCTTTGGATACGAAAGATTCAAGAAAAACGCCCATAAAATGGTGGGCGGCTTCAATTACGTGCTTCAAAACATGTTTCCTCACCAACACGTCATTCCCAGTGGGCACGTCGCGGTGACTGCCGCCCATAAGCTGAAAGACGCGGCAAAGAATGCTTCGGAATTGGCGAAAAGCAAAGCGGCTCCAATTTATGCATCTCTTCATCCCAACCAGtcttaa